DNA from Geobacter sulfurreducens PCA:
AATGTCCAGCGGTTCCGGCATCCGGCCCCGTTCGAGGCGGGAGAAAATTATCTCTCCGTCCAGGTACACGGCAAATTCGCTCCGCGGTGCCTGTTTGTCGAGTTCCACCGATACATTCTCCTCCGTC
Protein-coding regions in this window:
- a CDS encoding Rdx family protein — translated: MNVRILFCPTUSQYPIAAGLARLIEQTEENVSVELDKQAPRSEFAVYLDGEIIFSRLERGRMPEPLDIIPAIRARRHGTSG